Proteins found in one Mustela lutreola isolate mMusLut2 chromosome 10, mMusLut2.pri, whole genome shotgun sequence genomic segment:
- the PUSL1 gene encoding tRNA pseudouridine synthase-like 1 isoform X2, with protein sequence MGAAAGSGTARYLVYFQYLGTEFNGVAAVRGSQRAVGVQNYLEEAAKRLNSVVPVKFTISSRTDAGVHALCNAAHLDVQRRSGQPPFSPEVLAEALNAHLRHPAIRVLQAFRVPGDFHARHAATSRTYLYRLVTGCHRHDHLSVFERNRCWALQADCLDVDAMQEATQHLLGTHDFSAFQSAGSPATSSVRTLRRASVAPDPGSPFILPQENRLQFWNLEFEAQSFLYKQVRRMTAVLVAVGLGTLMPAQVKVILESRDPLGRHQARVAPAHGLFLKSVLYRSLGGNPASVQQESEEAPGWPKNPHLETGSPKARGLEACCTEATDNPQILRLKSGRPGHTALPPALAPLCMPHGPLAPPPSWAPWAAMGELQAKGLHIKKGTATQPLVPFLLEMNTSGVSLHPLGAQE encoded by the exons ATGGGCGCTGCAGCAGGCTCGGGGACGGCGCGCTACCTCGTGTACTTCCAGTACTTGGGCACGGAATTTAA CGGGGTCGCGGCCGTCAGGGGCTCCCAGCGCGCCGTCGGGGTCCAGAACTACCTGGAG GAGGCTGCAAAGCGGCTGAATTCGGTGGTGCCGGTCAAGTTCACTATCTCCAGCCGCACGGATGCCGGGGTCCACGCCCTGTGCAACGCGGCTCACCTGGACGTCCAGCGCCGCTCAGGccaaccccccttctccccagaggTCCTGGCAGAGGCTCTCAACGCCCACCTGAGGCACCCGGCCATACG GGTACTGCAAGCTTTCCGAGTACCCGGGGACTTCCATGCCCGCCATGCGGCCACATCCCGGACCTACCTGTACCGTCTGGTCACCGGCTGCCACCGGcatgaccacctgtccgtgtttGAGCGGAACCGGTGCTGGGCACTGCAGGCAGA CTGCTTGGATGTGGACGCCATGCAGGAGGCCACCCAGCACCTCCTGGGGACGCATGACTTCAGTGCCTTCCAGTCAGCGGGCAGCCCCGCCACGAGCTCAGTGCGCACGCTGCGTCGGGCCTCCGTGGCCCCTGACCCAGGCAGCCCCTTCATCCTCCCCCAGGAGAACAG GTTGCAGTTCTGGAACCTGGAGTTTGAGGCCCAGTCCTTCCTGTACAAGCAG GTGCGGAGAATGACAGCTGTGTTGGTGGCTGTGGGGCTGGGGACTTTGATGCCTGCTCAGGTGAAGGTAATCCTGGAAAGCCGGGACCCCCTGGGCAGGCACCAGGCACGTGTGGCCCCAGCCCATGGCTTATTCCTCAAGTCCGTGCTATACAGGAGCCTTG GTGGGAATCCAgcctctgttcagcaggaaagTGAGGAAGCCCCAGGTTGGCCAAAGAATCCCCACCTGGAGACCGGAAGCCCAAAAGCAAGAGGCCTGGA ggCTTGCTGCACGGAAGCCACAGATAACCCGCAGATTTTGCGGCTGAAGTCAGGACGGCCAGGACACACAGCCCTCCCGCCGGCCCTTGCCCCGCTCTGCATGCCACATGGGCCTCTGGCACCCCCACCTTCCTGGGCACCCTGGGCTGCTATGGGTGAACTGCAGGCAAAAGGTTTGCACATCAAGAAGGGCACAGCCACGCAGCCGCTGGTTCCGTTTTTACTGGAAATGAACACCTCAGGAGTGTCCCTCCACCCGCTGGGGGCTCaggaatag
- the PUSL1 gene encoding tRNA pseudouridine synthase-like 1 isoform X1, whose amino-acid sequence MGAAAGSGTARYLVYFQYLGTEFNGVAAVRGSQRAVGVQNYLEAAPSPQEAAKRLNSVVPVKFTISSRTDAGVHALCNAAHLDVQRRSGQPPFSPEVLAEALNAHLRHPAIRVLQAFRVPGDFHARHAATSRTYLYRLVTGCHRHDHLSVFERNRCWALQADCLDVDAMQEATQHLLGTHDFSAFQSAGSPATSSVRTLRRASVAPDPGSPFILPQENRLQFWNLEFEAQSFLYKQVRRMTAVLVAVGLGTLMPAQVKVILESRDPLGRHQARVAPAHGLFLKSVLYRSLGGNPASVQQESEEAPGWPKNPHLETGSPKARGLEACCTEATDNPQILRLKSGRPGHTALPPALAPLCMPHGPLAPPPSWAPWAAMGELQAKGLHIKKGTATQPLVPFLLEMNTSGVSLHPLGAQE is encoded by the exons ATGGGCGCTGCAGCAGGCTCGGGGACGGCGCGCTACCTCGTGTACTTCCAGTACTTGGGCACGGAATTTAA CGGGGTCGCGGCCGTCAGGGGCTCCCAGCGCGCCGTCGGGGTCCAGAACTACCTGGAG GCTGCTCCGTCCCCGCAGGAGGCTGCAAAGCGGCTGAATTCGGTGGTGCCGGTCAAGTTCACTATCTCCAGCCGCACGGATGCCGGGGTCCACGCCCTGTGCAACGCGGCTCACCTGGACGTCCAGCGCCGCTCAGGccaaccccccttctccccagaggTCCTGGCAGAGGCTCTCAACGCCCACCTGAGGCACCCGGCCATACG GGTACTGCAAGCTTTCCGAGTACCCGGGGACTTCCATGCCCGCCATGCGGCCACATCCCGGACCTACCTGTACCGTCTGGTCACCGGCTGCCACCGGcatgaccacctgtccgtgtttGAGCGGAACCGGTGCTGGGCACTGCAGGCAGA CTGCTTGGATGTGGACGCCATGCAGGAGGCCACCCAGCACCTCCTGGGGACGCATGACTTCAGTGCCTTCCAGTCAGCGGGCAGCCCCGCCACGAGCTCAGTGCGCACGCTGCGTCGGGCCTCCGTGGCCCCTGACCCAGGCAGCCCCTTCATCCTCCCCCAGGAGAACAG GTTGCAGTTCTGGAACCTGGAGTTTGAGGCCCAGTCCTTCCTGTACAAGCAG GTGCGGAGAATGACAGCTGTGTTGGTGGCTGTGGGGCTGGGGACTTTGATGCCTGCTCAGGTGAAGGTAATCCTGGAAAGCCGGGACCCCCTGGGCAGGCACCAGGCACGTGTGGCCCCAGCCCATGGCTTATTCCTCAAGTCCGTGCTATACAGGAGCCTTG GTGGGAATCCAgcctctgttcagcaggaaagTGAGGAAGCCCCAGGTTGGCCAAAGAATCCCCACCTGGAGACCGGAAGCCCAAAAGCAAGAGGCCTGGA ggCTTGCTGCACGGAAGCCACAGATAACCCGCAGATTTTGCGGCTGAAGTCAGGACGGCCAGGACACACAGCCCTCCCGCCGGCCCTTGCCCCGCTCTGCATGCCACATGGGCCTCTGGCACCCCCACCTTCCTGGGCACCCTGGGCTGCTATGGGTGAACTGCAGGCAAAAGGTTTGCACATCAAGAAGGGCACAGCCACGCAGCCGCTGGTTCCGTTTTTACTGGAAATGAACACCTCAGGAGTGTCCCTCCACCCGCTGGGGGCTCaggaatag
- the INTS11 gene encoding integrator complex subunit 11 isoform X2: MPEIRVTPLGAGQDVGRSCILVSIAGKNVMLDCGMHMGFSDDRRFPDFSYITRNGRLTDFLDCVIISHFHLDHCGALPYFSEMVGYDGPIYMTHPTQAICPILLEDYRKIAVDKKGEANFFTSQMIKDCMKKVVAVHLHQTVQVDDELEIKAYYAGHVLGAAMFQIKVGSESVVYTGDYNMTPDRHLGAAWIDKCRPNLLITESTYATTIRDSKRCRERDFLKKVHEAVERGGKVLIPVFALGRAQELCILLETFWERMNLKAPIYFSTGLTEKANHYYKLFITWTNQKIRKTFVQRNMFEFKHIKAFDRAFADNPGPMVVFATPGMLHAGQSLQIFRKWAGNEKNMVIMPGYCVQGTVGHKILSGQRKLEMEGRQVLEVKMQVEYMSFSAHADAKGIMQLVGQAEPESVLLVHGEAKKMEFLKQKIEQELRVSCYMPANGETVTLPTSPSIPVGVSLGLLKREMAQGLLPDAKKPRLLHGTLIMKDSALKELGLAEHQLRFTCRVHLHDPRKEQETALRVYSHLKSVLKDHCVQHLPDGSVTVESILIQAAAHSEDPGTKVLLVSWTYQDEELGSYLTSLLKKGLPQASS, from the exons ATGCCCGAGATCAGGGTCACTCCCTTGG GGGCCGGCCAGGATGTGGGCCGGAGCTGCATCCTGGTCTCCATCGCAGGCAAGAACGTCATGCTGGACTGCGGGATGCACATGGGCTTCAGTGACGAC AGGCGCTTCCCTGACTTCTCCTACATCACCCGCAATGGCCGGCTGACCGACTTCCTGGACTGTGTGATCATCAG TCATTTCCACCTGGACCACTGTGGGGCCCTCCCCTACTTCAGCGAGATGGTGGGCTATGACGGGCCCATCTACATGACCCACCCCACCCAGGCCATCTGCCCCATCCTGCTGGAGGACTACCGCAAGATCGCCGTGGACAAGAAGGGCGAGGCCAACTTCTTCACGTCGCAGATGATCAAAGACTGTATGAAGAAGGTGGTAGCTGTCCACCTCCACCAGACGGTCCAG GTGGATGACGAGCTTGAAATCAAGGCCTACTATGCAGGCCACGTGCTGGGGGCAGCCATGTTCCAGATCAAAGTGGGCTCAGAGTCGGTGGTCTACACG GGCGATTATAATATGACCCCGGACCGGCATTTGGG CGCTGCCTGGATTGACAAGTGCCGTCCCAACCTGCTCATCACAGAATCGACCTACGCCACGACCATCCGGGACTCCAAACGCTGCCGGGAGCGAGACTTTCTGAAGAAAGTCCACGAAGCTGTGGAACGTGGCGGGAAG GTGCTGATCCCTGTGTTTGCCCTGGGCCGCGCTCAGGAGCTGTGCATCCTGCTGGAGACCTTCTG GGAGCGCATGAACCTGAAGGCGCCCATTTACTTCTCGACGGGCCTGACGGAGAAGGCCAACCACTACTACAAGCTCTTCATAACCTGGACCAACCAGAAGATCCGGAAGACTTTTGTCCAGAGGAACATGTTTGAATTTAAGCACATCAAAGCCTTCGACCGAGCATTTGCTGACAACCCGGGTCCGATG GTGGTGTTCGCCACACCAGGCATGCTGCACGCTGGCCAGTCATTGCAGATCTTCCGGAAGTGGGCAGggaatgagaagaacatg GTCATCATGCCTGGCTACTGTGTGCAAGGCACCGTGGGCCATAAGATCCTCAGCGGGCAGCGCAAGCTGGAGATGGAGGGGCGGCAGGTG CTGGAGGTCAAGATGCAGGTGGAGTACATGTCCTTCAGCGCCCACGCGGATGCCAAGGGCATCATGCAGCTGGTGGGCCAGGCAGAGCCCGAGAGCGTGCTGCTGGTGCACGGGGAGGCCAAGAAGATGGAGTTCCTGAAGCAGAAGATCGAGCAGGAACTCC GGGTCAGCTGCTACATGCCGGCCAACGGGGAGACGGTGACGCTGCCCACAAGCCCCAGCATCCCCGTGGGCGTCTCGCTGGGGCTGCTGAAGCGGGAGATGGCACAGG GGCTGCTTCCTGACGCCAAAAAGCCCCGGCTCCTGCATGGCACCCTGATCATGAAGGACAGC GCCCTCAAGGAGCTGGGCCTGGCTGAGCACCAGCTGCGCTTCACCTGCCGCGTGCACCTGCACGACCCTCGGAAGGAGCAGGAGACAGCCCTGCGGGTCTACAGCCACCTGAAGAG CGTCCTCAAGGACCACTGCGTGCAGCACCTTCCCGATGGGTCCGTGACTGTGGAGTCCATCCTcatccaggctgctgcccacTCAGAGGACCCAGGCACCAAGGTGCTGCTGGTGTCCTGGACCTACCAG GATGAAGAGCTGGGCAGTTACCTCACATCACTGCTCAAGAAGGGCCTCCCCCAGGCCTCCAGCTGA
- the INTS11 gene encoding integrator complex subunit 11 isoform X1 translates to MPEIRVTPLGAGQDVGRSCILVSIAGKNVMLDCGMHMGFSDDRRFPDFSYITRNGRLTDFLDCVIISHFHLDHCGALPYFSEMVGYDGPIYMTHPTQAICPILLEDYRKIAVDKKGEANFFTSQMIKDCMKKVVAVHLHQTVQVDDELEIKAYYAGHVLGAAMFQIKVGSESVVYTGDYNMTPDRHLGAAWIDKCRPNLLITESTYATTIRDSKRCRERDFLKKVHEAVERGGKVLIPVFALGRAQELCILLETFWERMNLKAPIYFSTGLTEKANHYYKLFITWTNQKIRKTFVQRNMFEFKHIKAFDRAFADNPGPMVVFATPGMLHAGQSLQIFRKWAGNEKNMVIMPGYCVQGTVGHKILSGQRKLEMEGRQVLEVKMQVEYMSFSAHADAKGIMQLVGQAEPESVLLVHGEAKKMEFLKQKIEQELRVSCYMPANGETVTLPTSPSIPVGVSLGLLKREMAQGLLPDAKKPRLLHGTLIMKDSNFRLVSSEQALKELGLAEHQLRFTCRVHLHDPRKEQETALRVYSHLKSVLKDHCVQHLPDGSVTVESILIQAAAHSEDPGTKVLLVSWTYQDEELGSYLTSLLKKGLPQASS, encoded by the exons ATGCCCGAGATCAGGGTCACTCCCTTGG GGGCCGGCCAGGATGTGGGCCGGAGCTGCATCCTGGTCTCCATCGCAGGCAAGAACGTCATGCTGGACTGCGGGATGCACATGGGCTTCAGTGACGAC AGGCGCTTCCCTGACTTCTCCTACATCACCCGCAATGGCCGGCTGACCGACTTCCTGGACTGTGTGATCATCAG TCATTTCCACCTGGACCACTGTGGGGCCCTCCCCTACTTCAGCGAGATGGTGGGCTATGACGGGCCCATCTACATGACCCACCCCACCCAGGCCATCTGCCCCATCCTGCTGGAGGACTACCGCAAGATCGCCGTGGACAAGAAGGGCGAGGCCAACTTCTTCACGTCGCAGATGATCAAAGACTGTATGAAGAAGGTGGTAGCTGTCCACCTCCACCAGACGGTCCAG GTGGATGACGAGCTTGAAATCAAGGCCTACTATGCAGGCCACGTGCTGGGGGCAGCCATGTTCCAGATCAAAGTGGGCTCAGAGTCGGTGGTCTACACG GGCGATTATAATATGACCCCGGACCGGCATTTGGG CGCTGCCTGGATTGACAAGTGCCGTCCCAACCTGCTCATCACAGAATCGACCTACGCCACGACCATCCGGGACTCCAAACGCTGCCGGGAGCGAGACTTTCTGAAGAAAGTCCACGAAGCTGTGGAACGTGGCGGGAAG GTGCTGATCCCTGTGTTTGCCCTGGGCCGCGCTCAGGAGCTGTGCATCCTGCTGGAGACCTTCTG GGAGCGCATGAACCTGAAGGCGCCCATTTACTTCTCGACGGGCCTGACGGAGAAGGCCAACCACTACTACAAGCTCTTCATAACCTGGACCAACCAGAAGATCCGGAAGACTTTTGTCCAGAGGAACATGTTTGAATTTAAGCACATCAAAGCCTTCGACCGAGCATTTGCTGACAACCCGGGTCCGATG GTGGTGTTCGCCACACCAGGCATGCTGCACGCTGGCCAGTCATTGCAGATCTTCCGGAAGTGGGCAGggaatgagaagaacatg GTCATCATGCCTGGCTACTGTGTGCAAGGCACCGTGGGCCATAAGATCCTCAGCGGGCAGCGCAAGCTGGAGATGGAGGGGCGGCAGGTG CTGGAGGTCAAGATGCAGGTGGAGTACATGTCCTTCAGCGCCCACGCGGATGCCAAGGGCATCATGCAGCTGGTGGGCCAGGCAGAGCCCGAGAGCGTGCTGCTGGTGCACGGGGAGGCCAAGAAGATGGAGTTCCTGAAGCAGAAGATCGAGCAGGAACTCC GGGTCAGCTGCTACATGCCGGCCAACGGGGAGACGGTGACGCTGCCCACAAGCCCCAGCATCCCCGTGGGCGTCTCGCTGGGGCTGCTGAAGCGGGAGATGGCACAGG GGCTGCTTCCTGACGCCAAAAAGCCCCGGCTCCTGCATGGCACCCTGATCATGAAGGACAGC AACTTCCGGCTCGTGTCCTCGGAGCAGGCCCTCAAGGAGCTGGGCCTGGCTGAGCACCAGCTGCGCTTCACCTGCCGCGTGCACCTGCACGACCCTCGGAAGGAGCAGGAGACAGCCCTGCGGGTCTACAGCCACCTGAAGAG CGTCCTCAAGGACCACTGCGTGCAGCACCTTCCCGATGGGTCCGTGACTGTGGAGTCCATCCTcatccaggctgctgcccacTCAGAGGACCCAGGCACCAAGGTGCTGCTGGTGTCCTGGACCTACCAG GATGAAGAGCTGGGCAGTTACCTCACATCACTGCTCAAGAAGGGCCTCCCCCAGGCCTCCAGCTGA
- the CPTP gene encoding ceramide-1-phosphate transfer protein — MDGLESDFNLRVVLVSFKQCLNEKEEVLLDHYLAGWRGLVRFLNSLGAIFSFISKDVTAKLQVMERLRSGPQREHYSSLQAMVAYEVGNQLVDLTRRSRHPDSGCRTVLRLHRALRWLQLFLEGLRTSPEDARTAVLCTDSYNASLAAYHPWIIRRAVSVAFCTLPTRKVFLEAMNVGSPQQAVEMLGEALPFIERVYSVSQELYAKHSLLDLP; from the exons ATGGATGGCTTGGAGTCGGACTTCAACCTGAGGGTCGTCTTGGTCAGTTTCAAGCAGTGTCTCAACGAGAAGGAGGAGGTGCTGCTGGATCACTACCTCGCCGGATGGAGGGGTCTAGTCAG GTTCCTGAACAGTCTGGGTGCCATCTTCTCCTTCATCTCGAAGGATGTCACAGCGAAGCTGCAGGTCATGGAGCGTCTGCGCAGTGGCCCCCAGCGGGAGCACTACAGCAGCCTGCAGGCCATGGTGGCCTATGAGGTAGGCAACCAGCTGGTGGACCTGACGCGGCGCTCCCGCCACCCGGACTCGGGCTGCCGGACGGTGCTTCGGCTGCACCGTGCCCTGCGCTGGCTACAACTCTTCCTGGAAGGCCTGCGCACCAGCCCCGAGGACGCCCGCACGGCTGTGCTCTGCACCGACTCCTACAACGCCTCGCTGGCGGCCTACCACCCCTGGATTATCCGCCGGGCTGTGTCTGTGGCCTTCTGTACGTTGCCCACACGCAAGGTCTTCCTGGAGGCAATGAACGTGGGGTCCCCACAGCAGGCTGTGGAGATGCTGGGCGAGGCCCTGCCCTTCATTGAGCGAGTCTACAGTGTCTCCCAGGAGCTTTATGCCAAGCATTCCCTGCTGGATCTGCCCTGA